From one Brevundimonas sp. PAMC22021 genomic stretch:
- a CDS encoding HU family DNA-binding protein encodes MTKLELIGRMAAAGGISREQAKLALEAFTDGVTESLSAGRDVRLTGFGSFVMAERKAGLARNPQTGETIARPASRTARFRPGEGLKSALNG; translated from the coding sequence ATGACCAAGCTGGAGCTGATCGGGCGTATGGCGGCGGCGGGGGGCATCAGCCGCGAGCAGGCGAAGCTGGCGCTGGAGGCTTTCACCGACGGCGTGACCGAGTCGCTCAGCGCCGGCCGCGACGTGCGCCTGACCGGCTTCGGCAGCTTCGTCATGGCCGAGCGCAAGGCGGGTTTGGCGCGCAATCCGCAGACGGGCGAGACTATCGCCCGTCCAGCGTCCCGCACCGCGCGGTTTCGCCCCGGTGAAGGCTTGAAAAGCGCCTTGAACGGATAG
- a CDS encoding autotransporter domain-containing protein: MRILLATAAAIAPLTVAAGAHAQQVISTARTTPIATATATGTAPDAVRIASGGSVAVTSGAAVTLNSSHTVDIDNGGSVTMTNAADGATGVLANGGNSGSVLVGGAINITDSINQADYKDTDSDGDLDGPFAAGTDRYGVRVVGVAPLTGDVRIETGATISVEGNQSGGVYVGAPLNGSLQNLGTITTLGDGSYGVRTVGDVSGNVDVLGAVTATGGGATAVSLEGDTGGQVKIQGTISATGYRYTTPPPARPTTGTVTNELLYLEDLDADDLLQGGPAVAIAGNAVRGVVLDRAPAYGTGGLEGDDDGDSVKNGDEDDDRDGTINRNDTDRDGDGILDASEGTAALTSLGGAPALQIGSTSQVVSLGAAGAGDSAYGLINRGTVTASGIYADVDARGIQLGVAGGQAVAIAGGVRNEGTVTASALKADATAVSALANVTAPALINTGTIQSAVTSDGKDTAAGVLVGAGANVGSLTNSGAITAVVAGNHGDSVAVRDLSGSLTSVTNSGAIGAGRTVNTADTTAVDGQQIALDLAANTSGVTVRQFGVRAATGSTATDTDGDGVPDAAEPTIVGQVRLGSGADTFNVENGTVIGDISFGAGADALNITGGGAVTGAIRDADGALALNVANGTLQASQTTATNISSLNVGADGALILTVDPTQSAPSGFNVSGNATLANGAALGVRFSSLLQEPERFTVVQAGSLNVGALDQSALTDNSPYLYVVSATADAAAGRLYIDARRRTAEEAQLGAVEASAFDAVYGALGQNQTLQDLFVRQTTRDGFINAYEQLLPDHSGGPLMSLASGVDAVTRALTGRNTSAAAGETSAWVQEINFYADKDRTDSYGFTSEGFGVAGGVERGTRLGAFGVSAAFTSSDIEDPEAQAEEVLSANLLELGLYWRAQGQYWTTWARAAGGYASFNADRSLVADGVYLNNESEWHGWSVAAAGGASYERRFGRWNIRPEAYVEYFGLTEDARTESGGGDGFDLDIDERDGHMFSAVAAMNVGYGFGRDGWVRPELRVGYRQNISYDAGETIARFASGGPSFTLDPEGIEGGGLILGFRLNVGNELGMLSLTGDAEMLEDYVRYSLLLRASFRF, encoded by the coding sequence ATGCGTATCTTGCTTGCGACCGCGGCCGCGATCGCTCCTCTGACCGTCGCCGCCGGCGCTCACGCCCAACAGGTGATCTCGACCGCGCGCACCACGCCCATTGCGACGGCCACGGCCACGGGCACCGCTCCAGATGCAGTGCGCATCGCCAGCGGCGGGTCCGTCGCGGTAACCAGCGGCGCGGCCGTGACGCTGAACTCGAGCCACACGGTCGATATCGACAATGGCGGCTCGGTCACCATGACCAATGCGGCCGACGGCGCGACCGGCGTGCTCGCCAATGGCGGCAACTCGGGCTCGGTGCTGGTCGGCGGCGCGATCAACATCACCGATTCGATCAATCAGGCCGATTACAAGGACACCGACAGCGACGGCGACCTCGACGGACCGTTCGCGGCGGGCACGGACCGTTATGGCGTGCGCGTCGTGGGCGTGGCGCCTCTCACTGGCGACGTTCGGATCGAGACCGGCGCGACCATCTCGGTCGAGGGCAATCAGAGCGGCGGCGTCTATGTCGGTGCGCCGCTGAACGGCTCGTTGCAGAACCTGGGCACCATCACCACGCTCGGCGACGGCAGCTATGGCGTCCGCACCGTCGGCGACGTCAGCGGCAATGTGGACGTTCTCGGCGCCGTCACGGCGACGGGCGGCGGCGCGACGGCCGTGTCGCTGGAAGGCGACACCGGCGGCCAGGTCAAAATTCAGGGCACGATCAGCGCAACGGGCTACCGCTACACGACGCCGCCCCCCGCTAGGCCGACAACCGGCACGGTCACCAACGAGCTTCTGTATCTTGAAGACCTCGACGCCGACGACCTGCTGCAGGGCGGCCCGGCGGTTGCGATCGCCGGCAACGCCGTACGCGGCGTGGTGCTGGACCGCGCCCCGGCTTACGGCACGGGCGGCCTTGAGGGTGACGACGACGGCGACAGCGTCAAGAACGGCGACGAGGACGACGATCGTGATGGCACGATCAACCGCAACGACACCGATCGCGATGGCGACGGCATCTTGGACGCCAGCGAAGGCACGGCGGCGCTGACCTCTCTGGGCGGCGCCCCCGCCCTGCAGATCGGCTCCACCAGCCAGGTCGTCAGCCTCGGCGCGGCGGGCGCTGGCGACAGCGCCTATGGCCTGATAAACCGGGGAACCGTCACCGCCAGCGGCATCTACGCCGATGTGGACGCCCGTGGGATCCAGTTGGGCGTGGCCGGCGGACAGGCTGTCGCCATCGCCGGCGGCGTCCGCAATGAGGGCACCGTCACCGCGTCGGCGCTGAAGGCCGACGCCACAGCCGTTTCGGCCTTGGCCAACGTCACGGCGCCCGCCCTGATCAACACCGGAACGATCCAGTCCGCCGTGACCAGCGACGGCAAAGACACTGCGGCGGGCGTCTTGGTCGGCGCCGGCGCCAACGTCGGCAGCCTGACCAACTCCGGCGCCATCACGGCCGTGGTCGCCGGCAACCACGGCGATTCCGTCGCTGTCCGCGACCTGTCGGGCAGCCTGACCTCTGTCACGAACTCGGGCGCGATCGGCGCGGGCCGCACGGTCAACACCGCCGACACCACGGCGGTCGACGGCCAGCAGATCGCACTCGACCTCGCCGCCAATACCAGCGGCGTCACCGTCCGCCAGTTCGGCGTGCGCGCCGCGACCGGCAGCACCGCGACCGACACCGACGGCGACGGCGTGCCGGACGCCGCCGAACCGACCATCGTCGGTCAGGTCCGTCTCGGCTCAGGCGCTGACACCTTCAACGTCGAGAACGGCACGGTGATCGGCGACATCAGCTTCGGCGCCGGCGCCGATGCGCTGAACATCACTGGCGGCGGGGCCGTGACCGGCGCGATCCGCGATGCCGACGGCGCCCTTGCCCTCAACGTCGCCAACGGAACGCTGCAGGCCAGCCAGACCACGGCGACCAACATCTCCAGCCTGAATGTCGGCGCGGACGGCGCGCTGATCCTGACGGTGGATCCCACCCAGAGCGCCCCCAGCGGTTTCAACGTCAGTGGAAACGCCACCCTGGCAAACGGCGCGGCGCTCGGCGTGCGCTTCTCCTCGCTGCTGCAGGAGCCTGAGCGGTTCACGGTGGTGCAGGCCGGCTCGCTGAACGTCGGCGCGCTGGATCAGTCCGCCCTGACGGACAACTCCCCCTACCTCTATGTTGTCTCGGCCACGGCCGATGCGGCGGCCGGCCGGCTCTATATCGACGCTCGTCGCCGCACCGCCGAAGAGGCTCAGCTCGGCGCGGTCGAGGCCTCCGCCTTCGACGCCGTTTATGGCGCGCTGGGGCAGAACCAGACGCTCCAGGACCTGTTCGTGCGTCAGACCACGCGCGACGGCTTCATCAACGCCTATGAACAACTGCTGCCCGATCACTCGGGCGGTCCGCTGATGTCGCTGGCCAGCGGCGTGGATGCGGTGACCCGCGCCCTGACCGGCCGCAACACTTCGGCTGCGGCGGGCGAAACCAGCGCCTGGGTGCAGGAGATCAACTTCTACGCCGACAAGGACCGCACCGATTCCTACGGCTTCACCTCCGAGGGCTTCGGCGTCGCCGGCGGCGTCGAGCGCGGCACGCGCCTGGGCGCCTTTGGCGTCTCGGCGGCCTTTACCTCTTCGGACATCGAGGACCCCGAGGCTCAGGCCGAGGAAGTCCTCTCGGCCAATCTTCTGGAGCTCGGCCTCTACTGGCGCGCGCAGGGCCAGTACTGGACGACCTGGGCGCGAGCCGCCGGAGGCTACGCCAGCTTTAACGCCGATCGTTCTTTGGTCGCCGACGGCGTTTATCTGAACAACGAGTCCGAGTGGCATGGCTGGTCGGTGGCCGCCGCTGGTGGCGCCTCCTACGAACGTCGTTTCGGTCGCTGGAACATCAGACCCGAGGCCTACGTCGAATACTTCGGCCTGACCGAGGACGCGCGCACCGAGAGCGGCGGCGGCGACGGTTTCGATCTCGATATCGACGAGCGCGACGGCCACATGTTCTCGGCTGTGGCGGCCATGAACGTAGGCTATGGCTTCGGCCGCGACGGCTGGGTGCGCCCGGAACTGCGCGTGGGCTATCGCCAGAACATCTCCTACGACGCCGGCGAGACCATCGCCCGCTTCGCCAGCGGCGGCCCCAGCTTCACTCTCGATCCCGAAGGCATCGAGGGCGGCGGCCTGATCCTCGGATTCCGCCTCAACGTCGGCAACGAGTTGGGCATGCTGTCGTTGACCGGCGACGCCGAGATGCTGGAGGACTACGTCCGCTATTCGCTGCTGCTCCGCGCCAGCTTCCGCTTCTGA
- a CDS encoding glycosyltransferase encodes MSMIDTDVQESELRLIPGLDEEVSETLRRVKASAADPRPRLVDTTMLYAPRSGGVKRYLMSKKAWLADHRPGVAHSLVVPGARHDPGADGIIKLRATKLPFGDGYRWPSSVKRWGAWLASTRPSIIEAGDPYTPGQAAIEAGQRAGCPVVGFCHSDPAGLAALHFGEWAKKPVEKRWARLFSQFDRVVSPSRFIAQRLEEAGVENIVIRPLGVEIDTFHPGRRDRDWLLKKLGLGADARLLCFAGRPAKEKNIDVLIEAVQKLGAPYHLVLVGAGTGMPPEDRVIALPYERDPKAVARIIASCDAFVHANDKEPFGLIVLEAMACGRPVVGVNAGGVAETVTADVGQLAASADPAQYAEAVEALFQRDIEAVGQAARIHTVEQFAWSRVFEDLCMVYGDLTGEAAFVQPDGDWAVH; translated from the coding sequence ATGAGCATGATCGACACCGACGTTCAGGAGAGCGAGCTGCGGCTGATTCCCGGGCTGGACGAAGAAGTGTCGGAGACGCTGAGGCGAGTGAAGGCGTCGGCCGCCGATCCCCGCCCACGGCTCGTGGACACCACCATGCTGTATGCACCCCGATCCGGAGGGGTGAAGCGATATCTGATGTCGAAAAAGGCCTGGCTCGCCGACCACCGGCCAGGCGTGGCTCATTCGCTGGTGGTCCCGGGCGCGCGTCACGATCCGGGCGCTGACGGAATCATCAAGCTGCGCGCGACCAAGCTGCCGTTCGGCGACGGCTATCGCTGGCCCAGTTCGGTCAAGCGGTGGGGCGCGTGGCTCGCCTCGACCCGGCCGTCGATCATTGAGGCGGGCGACCCCTATACGCCGGGTCAGGCCGCGATCGAGGCGGGCCAGAGGGCGGGGTGTCCCGTGGTCGGCTTTTGCCATTCCGATCCGGCAGGCTTGGCTGCGCTGCACTTTGGCGAATGGGCCAAGAAGCCGGTCGAGAAGCGCTGGGCGCGGCTGTTCTCCCAGTTTGACCGTGTCGTGTCGCCGAGCCGATTCATCGCCCAGCGACTGGAAGAGGCCGGCGTCGAGAACATCGTGATCCGTCCACTGGGGGTGGAGATCGACACCTTCCACCCCGGCCGACGCGACCGCGACTGGCTGCTGAAGAAGCTTGGGCTGGGCGCGGATGCCCGCCTGCTGTGCTTCGCCGGGCGACCCGCCAAAGAGAAGAACATCGATGTGCTGATCGAGGCGGTCCAGAAGCTGGGCGCGCCCTATCACCTGGTGCTGGTCGGCGCCGGGACCGGCATGCCGCCCGAGGATCGGGTGATCGCCCTGCCGTACGAGAGAGACCCCAAGGCGGTGGCGCGGATCATCGCCAGCTGCGACGCCTTCGTGCATGCCAACGACAAGGAGCCGTTCGGCCTGATCGTGCTGGAGGCCATGGCCTGCGGAAGGCCCGTCGTCGGGGTCAACGCCGGCGGCGTGGCCGAGACGGTCACGGCTGACGTCGGGCAGCTGGCCGCCTCCGCCGATCCCGCGCAATACGCCGAGGCCGTCGAGGCCCTGTTCCAGCGCGACATCGAGGCCGTCGGTCAGGCAGCGCGCATCCACACCGTTGAACAGTTCGCCTGGAGCCGCGTGTTCGAGGACCTGTGCATGGTCTACGGCGACCTGACGGGTGAGGCGGCGTTCGTGCAGCCGGACGGCGACTGGGCGGTCCACTGA
- a CDS encoding AbgT family transporter yields the protein MGLASRVLNGIERFGNRLPDPVFLFLWLILGLIGLSLVGAALDWSAINPVTNEVLTAQSLLSPENLERLIIGMPKTLAEFPPLGIVITIIYGASVAERTGLFATAIRGALLNAPRAILTPVVVITGMVSHHASDASYVVVIPLAAVIFAAAGRHPLAGLAAGFAAVSGGYAGNLFPGASDALILGITEPAAHLIDPSYSVNIAGNWFFIVGVVIVFTPVVWFITDRIIEPRLGPWSPASSAPAEPSEKQPLSAMEKRGLLWAGLTILAMIALWALITALPASPFVDPEAEPAQRFNPLYRSLVAFFAITFFATGAAFGAGSGSIRSHRDLVRMMGEGISQLAPYIVLAFFAAHFVAMFNWSGLGPILAVNAAAALQQVALPTPLLLISVVLVSCVFDLFIGSASAKWSALAPIVVPMFMLLGISPEMTTAAYRMGDSVTNIATPLMSYFPLILTFAQRWDPRFGLGSLMATMLPYAAAFLVAGLMMVAAWVALDLPLGPGVGVHYEPPPPAVAGQAPADGGLLGPDTPPQPAAVAPVR from the coding sequence ATGGGGCTGGCCAGCCGCGTCCTGAACGGCATCGAACGGTTCGGCAACCGCCTGCCCGATCCGGTCTTCCTGTTCCTCTGGCTCATCCTGGGGCTGATCGGCCTCAGCCTGGTCGGCGCGGCGCTGGACTGGTCGGCAATCAATCCGGTAACCAACGAGGTGCTGACGGCCCAGAGCCTGTTGTCACCCGAGAACCTGGAGCGGCTGATCATCGGCATGCCGAAGACGCTGGCGGAGTTTCCGCCTCTCGGCATCGTTATCACCATCATCTATGGTGCCTCGGTCGCGGAGCGCACCGGCCTGTTCGCCACCGCCATCCGCGGCGCCCTGCTGAACGCGCCGCGCGCCATCCTTACGCCGGTCGTGGTGATCACCGGCATGGTGTCGCACCACGCGTCCGACGCCTCATACGTAGTGGTGATTCCGTTGGCGGCCGTGATCTTCGCAGCGGCTGGGCGGCATCCGCTGGCGGGGCTGGCCGCCGGTTTCGCGGCGGTTTCGGGCGGATATGCCGGCAACCTGTTCCCGGGCGCCAGCGATGCGCTGATCCTGGGCATCACCGAGCCGGCCGCGCACCTGATCGACCCGTCCTATTCGGTGAACATCGCCGGCAACTGGTTCTTCATCGTCGGCGTCGTGATCGTCTTCACCCCCGTCGTCTGGTTCATCACCGACCGCATCATCGAGCCGCGTCTGGGCCCCTGGTCACCCGCCTCCAGCGCGCCGGCCGAGCCGTCGGAGAAGCAGCCCCTGTCCGCGATGGAGAAGCGAGGCCTGCTTTGGGCCGGTCTGACGATCCTGGCCATGATCGCACTGTGGGCGCTGATCACCGCCCTGCCCGCTTCGCCCTTCGTCGATCCCGAGGCCGAGCCGGCCCAGCGCTTCAACCCGCTGTACCGTTCGCTGGTCGCCTTCTTCGCCATCACCTTCTTCGCCACCGGGGCGGCCTTCGGAGCCGGCTCCGGCTCGATCCGCTCGCACCGCGACCTGGTGCGGATGATGGGCGAAGGCATTTCGCAGCTCGCGCCCTACATCGTGCTGGCCTTCTTCGCCGCGCATTTCGTGGCCATGTTCAACTGGTCGGGATTGGGACCGATCCTGGCGGTGAACGCGGCCGCAGCCCTTCAGCAGGTCGCCCTGCCGACGCCGCTGCTGTTGATCAGCGTGGTTCTGGTCTCCTGCGTCTTCGACCTGTTCATCGGCTCGGCCTCGGCGAAATGGTCGGCGCTGGCGCCCATCGTCGTGCCGATGTTCATGCTGCTGGGCATCTCGCCGGAGATGACCACGGCCGCCTACCGCATGGGTGATTCGGTCACCAACATCGCCACGCCCCTGATGAGCTACTTCCCGCTGATCCTGACCTTCGCCCAGCGGTGGGACCCGCGATTCGGCCTGGGCTCGCTGATGGCGACCATGCTGCCTTACGCCGCCGCCTTCCTGGTCGCCGGCCTGATGATGGTTGCGGCCTGGGTCGCGCTGGACCTGCCGCTGGGGCCGGGCGTGGGCGTGCATTACGAGCCGCCGCCGCCCGCCGTGGCCGGCCAGGCGCCCGCCGACGGCGGACTTCTGGGACCTGACACGCCGCCACAGCCGGCGGCCGTCGCGCCCGTGCGCTGA
- a CDS encoding NADH-quinone oxidoreductase subunit A, whose protein sequence is MNEFLLEYLATIIFAGVALLIGVLFVVLPLVLAPKNPDTEKLSAYECGFNAFDDARMKFDVRFYLVSILFIIFDLEVAFLFPWAVSMFDLARGEMIFAFWSMMAFLGVLTVGFIYEWKKGALEWE, encoded by the coding sequence ATGAACGAATTTCTCCTCGAATATCTCGCGACCATCATCTTCGCGGGTGTGGCGCTGCTGATCGGCGTGCTGTTCGTCGTGCTGCCGCTTGTGCTGGCGCCGAAGAACCCGGACACCGAGAAGCTGTCGGCCTATGAGTGCGGCTTCAACGCCTTTGACGATGCGCGCATGAAGTTCGACGTGCGCTTCTACCTGGTGTCGATCCTGTTCATCATCTTCGACCTGGAAGTGGCCTTCCTGTTCCCATGGGCGGTGTCGATGTTCGACCTGGCGCGCGGCGAGATGATCTTCGCCTTCTGGTCGATGATGGCGTTTCTGGGCGTCCTGACGGTCGGCTTTATCTACGAATGGAAGAAGGGAGCCCTGGAATGGGAGTGA
- a CDS encoding NADH-quinone oxidoreductase subunit B family protein gives MEEGSPGMGVIAPSSPLIPAGSGARSTVEGYDPAIHDKFFEQVNTELGERGFLVSSLDDVINWSRTGSLMWMTFGLACCAVEMIQMSMPRYDVERFGMAPRASPRQSDLMIVAGTLTNKMAAPLRKVYDQMPDPRYVVSMGSCANGGGYYHYSYSVVRGCDRVVPVDVYVPGCPPTAEGLLYGLLQLQKKIRRTGTIER, from the coding sequence ATGGAAGAAGGGAGCCCTGGAATGGGAGTGATCGCGCCTTCCAGCCCGCTGATCCCCGCCGGTTCCGGCGCACGGTCGACCGTCGAGGGTTACGACCCCGCCATCCACGACAAGTTCTTCGAGCAGGTGAATACCGAGCTGGGCGAACGGGGCTTTCTGGTCTCCAGCCTGGACGACGTGATCAACTGGTCGCGAACGGGTTCGCTGATGTGGATGACCTTCGGCCTGGCGTGCTGCGCCGTCGAAATGATCCAGATGTCGATGCCGCGCTATGACGTGGAGCGGTTCGGCATGGCGCCGCGCGCCAGCCCGCGCCAGTCGGACCTGATGATCGTCGCCGGCACCCTGACCAACAAGATGGCCGCGCCCCTGCGCAAGGTCTACGACCAGATGCCGGACCCGCGCTACGTGGTCTCGATGGGCAGCTGCGCCAACGGCGGCGGGTACTACCACTACAGCTACAGCGTCGTTCGCGGTTGCGACCGCGTGGTGCCGGTGGATGTCTACGTGCCCGGGTGCCCGCCGACGGCGGAGGGGCTGCTGTACGGGCTGCTGCAGCTGCAGAAGAAGATCCGGCGGACGGGGACGATCGAGCGATGA
- a CDS encoding NADH-quinone oxidoreductase subunit C yields MTSLAVQAEQETLLTPLGAELVGALGVEAQVAFGELTLVAPRERIAEVLLGLRDRFGFQQLLDLCGVDYPDRRERFEVVYHLLSMTRNTRVRVKVSTDEVKPVPTAVEVYPAAGWFEREAFDMYGMLFEGNPDMRRLLTDYGFEGHPLRKDFPMTGYVEVRYDEEQKRVVYEPVKLTQEFRQFDFLSPWEGAEYPAPVLPGDEKAAR; encoded by the coding sequence ATGACCTCTCTCGCAGTTCAGGCCGAACAGGAGACGCTGCTGACGCCGCTGGGCGCCGAGCTGGTGGGTGCGCTGGGCGTCGAGGCGCAGGTGGCGTTCGGCGAACTGACGCTGGTCGCGCCGCGCGAGCGGATCGCCGAGGTGCTGCTGGGCCTGCGAGACCGCTTCGGGTTCCAGCAGCTGCTGGACCTGTGCGGCGTCGACTATCCGGACCGGCGCGAGCGGTTCGAGGTGGTCTACCATCTGCTGTCGATGACCCGGAACACGCGCGTGCGGGTCAAGGTCTCGACCGACGAGGTGAAGCCCGTGCCGACCGCCGTCGAGGTGTATCCGGCCGCCGGCTGGTTCGAGCGTGAGGCGTTTGACATGTACGGCATGCTGTTCGAGGGCAATCCGGACATGCGCCGACTGCTGACGGACTACGGCTTCGAGGGGCATCCGCTGCGCAAGGACTTCCCCATGACCGGCTATGTCGAGGTCCGCTACGACGAAGAGCAGAAGCGCGTCGTCTACGAACCCGTCAAGCTGACGCAGGAGTTCCGCCAGTTCGACTTCCTGTCGCCGTGGGAAGGCGCGGAGTATCCGGCGCCCGTGCTGCCCGGCGACGAAAAGGCTGCCCGCTGA
- a CDS encoding NADH-quinone oxidoreductase subunit D, translating to MDDRKFTINFGPQHPAAHGVLRLVLELDGEIVERVDPHIGLLHRGTEKLMESRTYLQNVPYLDRLDYVSPMNQEHAFCLAIERLLGLEVPYRAQLIRVLYSEIGRILSHMLNVTTQAMDVGALTPPLWGFEEREKLMVFYERASGARLHANYFRPGGVHQDLSPDLIDDIGRWCAEFPAALKDIEALVTENRIFKQRNVDIGVVSKKDALDWAFTGVMLRGSNVAWDLRKSQPYECYAEMEFDVVVGKNGDCWDRYLVRVEEMKQSVRIMEQCIHKLRNCPGAPVLAEDNKITPPRRGEMKRSMESLIHHFKLYTEGFRTPEGEVFASVEAPKGEFGVYLVSDGTNKPYRVKISAPGYRHLQAMDWMNRGHQLADVSAILGSLDIVFGEVDR from the coding sequence ATGGACGACCGCAAGTTCACCATCAACTTCGGCCCTCAACACCCGGCCGCGCACGGCGTGCTGCGCCTGGTGCTGGAGCTGGACGGCGAGATCGTGGAGAGGGTCGACCCGCACATCGGCCTGCTGCATCGCGGCACCGAAAAGCTGATGGAGTCGCGGACCTATCTGCAGAACGTGCCCTATCTGGACCGGCTGGACTACGTCTCGCCGATGAACCAGGAGCACGCCTTCTGCCTGGCGATCGAGCGGCTGCTGGGCCTGGAGGTGCCTTACCGGGCGCAGCTGATCCGGGTGCTGTATTCTGAGATCGGCCGCATCCTGTCGCACATGCTGAACGTGACGACCCAGGCCATGGACGTCGGCGCGCTGACGCCGCCGCTCTGGGGCTTCGAGGAACGCGAAAAGCTGATGGTGTTCTATGAGCGGGCCTCCGGCGCCCGCCTGCACGCCAACTATTTCCGCCCGGGCGGGGTCCACCAGGACCTGTCGCCGGACCTGATCGACGACATCGGCCGCTGGTGCGCCGAGTTCCCGGCTGCGCTGAAGGACATCGAGGCGCTGGTCACCGAGAACCGCATCTTCAAGCAGCGCAACGTCGATATCGGCGTGGTGTCCAAGAAGGACGCCTTGGACTGGGCCTTCACCGGCGTGATGCTGCGCGGCTCCAACGTCGCCTGGGACCTGCGCAAGTCGCAGCCCTACGAGTGCTACGCCGAGATGGAATTCGACGTGGTGGTCGGCAAGAACGGCGACTGCTGGGATCGCTATCTGGTTCGCGTCGAGGAGATGAAGCAGTCGGTGCGCATCATGGAGCAGTGCATCCACAAGCTGCGCAACTGCCCCGGCGCGCCGGTCCTGGCCGAGGACAACAAGATCACCCCGCCTCGCCGCGGCGAGATGAAGCGGTCGATGGAATCGCTGATCCACCACTTCAAGCTCTACACAGAGGGCTTCCGCACGCCGGAAGGCGAGGTGTTCGCCTCGGTCGAGGCGCCCAAAGGCGAGTTCGGCGTCTATCTGGTGTCGGACGGCACCAACAAGCCGTACCGGGTCAAGATCTCGGCGCCCGGCTATCGTCACCTGCAGGCGATGGACTGGATGAACCGCGGCCACCAGCTGGCCGACGTGTCCGCCATCCTCGGCTCGCTCGACATCGTTTTCGGAGAAGTGGACCGATGA
- the nuoE gene encoding NADH-quinone oxidoreductase subunit NuoE → MSVRRLAKEQPASFTFADATMEKANWWIAKYPAERRQSAVIPILWLVQKQEGWVSEPAIRAIGEMLGMPFIRVLEVATFYTMFMLEPVGKTALIQVCGTTPCMLRGAGDLMRVCKEKIGPKDHLSADGGFTWQEVECLGACSNAPMAQINDYYFEDLTAETMAQVIDDFKAGKTPQPGSYAGRRSSEPQGGAKTLLDETLYDGRAAQPIAKLPNSDPEPAKEPA, encoded by the coding sequence ATGAGCGTCCGTCGCCTCGCCAAGGAACAGCCGGCCTCGTTCACGTTCGCGGACGCGACGATGGAGAAGGCGAACTGGTGGATCGCCAAATATCCGGCCGAGCGCCGCCAGTCGGCGGTGATCCCGATCCTGTGGCTGGTGCAGAAGCAGGAAGGCTGGGTCTCCGAGCCGGCGATCCGCGCGATCGGCGAGATGCTGGGCATGCCCTTCATCCGGGTGCTGGAGGTTGCGACCTTCTACACCATGTTCATGCTGGAGCCGGTCGGGAAGACGGCCCTGATCCAGGTGTGCGGGACCACGCCATGCATGCTGCGGGGCGCCGGCGACCTGATGCGCGTCTGCAAGGAAAAGATCGGTCCCAAGGATCACCTGTCGGCCGACGGCGGCTTCACCTGGCAAGAGGTCGAGTGCCTGGGCGCCTGCTCCAACGCGCCGATGGCCCAGATCAACGACTACTATTTCGAGGACCTGACCGCCGAGACGATGGCGCAGGTCATCGACGACTTCAAAGCCGGCAAGACGCCGCAACCGGGCAGCTACGCCGGACGTCGCTCGTCCGAGCCGCAGGGCGGCGCCAAGACCCTGCTGGATGAGACGCTGTACGACGGTCGCGCGGCCCAGCCGATCGCCAAGCTGCCGAACTCGGACCCCGAGCCGGCCAAAGAGCCGGCGTGA